From Halococcus agarilyticus, one genomic window encodes:
- the deoC gene encoding deoxyribose-phosphate aldolase: MDRAAFAAKIDHTILGPETTPRDVERVVGEADEYGMNACVPPCYLDTASETAPETTLATVIGFPHGQHAPATKRIEAVRAWEDGADELDVVINVGRLRADEDDAVTSELAEVVAAVPLPVKVIIEAPLLSDDEKRRACGCAVDADADFVKTSTGFAEGGATVADVELMSEFLPVKASGGVGSYEAAKAMLEAGAERIGASSGVALVEGFEDGE, encoded by the coding sequence ATGGACCGCGCCGCCTTCGCCGCGAAAATCGACCACACCATCCTGGGGCCCGAAACCACACCGCGCGACGTCGAGCGAGTCGTGGGAGAGGCCGACGAGTACGGGATGAACGCCTGCGTACCGCCGTGTTATCTCGACACCGCGAGCGAGACCGCTCCTGAAACGACGCTCGCCACCGTGATCGGGTTCCCGCACGGCCAGCACGCCCCCGCAACGAAGCGCATCGAGGCGGTCCGGGCGTGGGAGGACGGCGCGGACGAGCTCGACGTGGTGATCAACGTCGGCCGGCTCCGCGCGGACGAGGACGACGCCGTGACGTCGGAGCTCGCCGAGGTGGTGGCCGCGGTGCCGCTCCCGGTGAAGGTCATCATCGAGGCCCCCCTGCTGAGCGACGACGAGAAGCGCCGTGCGTGTGGCTGTGCGGTCGACGCCGATGCTGACTTCGTTAAGACTTCGACTGGATTCGCAGAGGGGGGTGCGACGGTCGCCGACGTCGAACTCATGAGCGAGTTCCTCCCGGTGAAAGCAAGCGGCGGCGTCGGCAGCTACGAGGCGGCGAAAGCGATGCTGGAGGCGGGTGCGGAGCGGATCGGTGCGTCGAGCGGCGTCGCGCTCGTCGAAGGGTTCGAGGACGGCGAGTGA
- a CDS encoding DUF6884 domain-containing protein: MAEIGLVSCVKTKRDESATPRNLYTSPYFEKMRDYAEQNHDEWWILSAKHGLLHPDGEPIERYDETLSGARVARKREWAKEVAEQLDEEGLLSGDVTLVLHAGKDYYEELLPLIEDSGVSIEIPTEGLGIGDTQAWYKERL, from the coding sequence ATGGCTGAGATTGGACTCGTCAGTTGCGTCAAAACCAAGCGTGATGAGTCAGCCACTCCGAGAAATCTCTATACCTCTCCATACTTCGAGAAGATGCGAGACTACGCGGAGCAGAATCACGACGAGTGGTGGATTCTCTCGGCCAAGCACGGCCTGCTTCACCCTGATGGAGAGCCTATCGAACGATACGACGAGACGCTCTCTGGCGCAAGGGTAGCTCGCAAGCGTGAGTGGGCCAAGGAGGTGGCCGAGCAGTTAGACGAGGAAGGACTACTCTCGGGAGATGTGACGCTCGTTCTCCACGCGGGCAAGGACTACTACGAGGAACTTCTCCCGCTCATTGAGGACAGCGGTGTATCCATTGAGATTCCGACCGAGGGTTTGGGAATCGGAGATACGCAGGCTTGGTACAAGGAGCGACTATGA
- a CDS encoding protein-tyrosine phosphatase family protein, giving the protein MNPDETAATQNQLETPEPIVRPFGYVADEPIVRRIGERELFLGNEIAADPARHERTFEFVLSATTDEQPLTTHHHPLDDGPDNDWPTFEAAVDAARALYRRDGSLLIHCKAGISRSSALVATTIAAEEDQRLDDAFAIVHGARPHAVVHPALHESAVIYLAARR; this is encoded by the coding sequence ATGAATCCGGACGAAACGGCCGCCACGCAGAACCAGTTGGAGACTCCGGAGCCGATCGTTCGACCGTTCGGCTACGTGGCTGACGAACCGATCGTCCGTCGGATCGGCGAGCGGGAACTGTTTCTCGGCAACGAGATCGCCGCCGATCCTGCGCGTCACGAGCGAACGTTCGAGTTCGTCCTCTCTGCCACCACGGACGAACAGCCGCTGACGACTCACCACCATCCGCTCGACGACGGTCCTGACAACGACTGGCCGACGTTCGAGGCCGCGGTGGATGCTGCACGAGCGCTCTACCGACGTGACGGCTCACTACTGATCCATTGCAAGGCCGGGATCTCGCGGAGCAGCGCGCTCGTGGCGACGACGATCGCCGCGGAGGAGGATCAGCGGCTCGACGACGCGTTCGCCATCGTCCACGGCGCTCGCCCGCACGCGGTCGTGCATCCGGCACTCCACGAATCGGCGGTGATATATCTGGCCGCCAGGCGATAG
- a CDS encoding MFS transporter, whose amino-acid sequence MSKGETVTVAEVLDRIPIGAFHRRLLAVCGSAWALDGMEVIIISFTLPVLIEAWTLSGLSAGLLGSASLMGMVLGNWGWGWYADRHGRQVAFQWTVLVYGVFTGLTALAVGFYSGFALRFLTGVGLGGALAVDTSYLSEHLPTDRRGRYLVYLDAFWPVGYVLAVVLAWVFLAALPSGGMISLPVVGAVAGWRLLFAAAAFPALLVFVIRSQLRETPYYLARTGDVEAANERLAAIAEENGEADTPPAVEGVESSAAASVSRLFAPDIRRQTLMIAAAWFAINFGYYGVFIWLPQTVGAAGVVGNVYGYFLLVGLVQFPGYFSAAYLVEKIGRKPTLGSYLVLSGVFTFVFATSMPGVSLFGLGLSGFWPFFGGLLAASFFSLGAWGAIYAYTPELFPTEARATGNGFAGGVGKIAAVIGPILAGALVESGYLAALVPLAIAFAAGGIVVLAFGRETRGEPLQ is encoded by the coding sequence ATGTCGAAGGGAGAAACGGTCACCGTCGCGGAGGTGCTCGATCGCATCCCGATCGGCGCGTTCCACCGCCGGCTGCTCGCGGTCTGTGGCAGCGCGTGGGCGCTCGACGGGATGGAGGTCATCATCATCAGTTTCACCCTTCCTGTACTGATCGAGGCGTGGACGCTCTCGGGGCTCTCGGCCGGGCTGCTCGGCTCGGCGAGCCTGATGGGGATGGTGCTCGGCAACTGGGGCTGGGGCTGGTACGCCGACCGGCACGGCCGCCAGGTCGCCTTCCAGTGGACAGTACTGGTCTACGGCGTCTTCACCGGATTGACCGCGCTCGCGGTCGGCTTCTACTCGGGGTTCGCGCTGCGCTTTCTCACCGGTGTGGGCCTCGGCGGCGCGCTCGCGGTCGATACGTCCTACCTCTCCGAGCACCTACCGACCGACCGCCGAGGTCGCTATCTCGTCTACCTCGACGCGTTCTGGCCGGTGGGCTACGTTCTCGCGGTGGTGCTCGCGTGGGTCTTCCTCGCCGCGCTCCCCTCTGGAGGGATGATCTCGTTGCCGGTCGTGGGTGCGGTCGCGGGCTGGCGGCTGCTGTTCGCGGCCGCCGCGTTCCCCGCACTCCTCGTGTTCGTGATCCGCTCACAGCTCCGCGAGACCCCCTACTACCTCGCGCGCACCGGCGACGTCGAGGCCGCGAACGAGCGCCTCGCGGCGATCGCCGAGGAGAACGGCGAGGCGGACACGCCGCCTGCGGTCGAGGGCGTCGAATCGTCCGCCGCCGCGAGCGTCTCGCGACTGTTCGCGCCGGACATCCGCCGGCAGACGCTGATGATCGCGGCGGCGTGGTTCGCGATCAACTTCGGCTACTACGGCGTGTTCATCTGGCTGCCCCAAACCGTGGGCGCGGCGGGCGTGGTCGGCAACGTCTACGGCTACTTCCTGCTCGTCGGCCTCGTCCAGTTCCCCGGCTACTTCAGCGCGGCCTATCTGGTCGAGAAGATCGGTCGCAAGCCAACGCTCGGGAGCTACCTCGTGCTCTCGGGCGTCTTCACGTTCGTGTTCGCCACGTCGATGCCCGGCGTCTCGCTGTTCGGCCTCGGCCTCTCGGGCTTTTGGCCCTTCTTCGGTGGGCTGCTCGCGGCGAGTTTCTTCTCGCTCGGAGCGTGGGGCGCGATCTACGCCTACACGCCCGAGCTGTTCCCGACCGAGGCGCGCGCGACCGGCAACGGCTTTGCGGGCGGGGTCGGCAAGATCGCGGCCGTCATCGGCCCGATCCTCGCGGGTGCGTTGGTCGAAAGCGGCTATCTCGCCGCGCTCGTCCCGCTCGCGATCGCGTTCGCGGCGGGCGGGATCGTGGTGCTGGCGTTCGGCCGCGAGACGCGGGGCGAGCCGCTCCAGTAA
- a CDS encoding NAD+ synthase, protein MPDAEAVAGTDVPLDLTFSEAELDARREHIVQFIRETVDDAGAEGAVLGLSGGIDSTLTAYLAVEALGTDGLHGLVMPSEVNDEANMSDAERVAEDLDVAYDVIAIEPVVESFREAFPADLDTEPDSEPLTTAVGNVRVRTRAVFNYFAANLENRLALGTGNRSEALAGYFTKYGDQAVDCNPIGNLYKMQVRQLARYVGVPDDLVEKTPTAGMWVGQTDEDEMGLGYDTLDAVLALHVDGPLSKSATVRELDVEEGVVETVESLVARSEHKRHMPPAPEPLD, encoded by the coding sequence ATGCCAGACGCAGAGGCGGTCGCAGGGACTGACGTACCGCTCGACCTCACCTTTTCCGAAGCCGAACTCGACGCGCGCCGCGAACACATCGTCCAGTTCATCCGCGAGACGGTCGACGACGCGGGGGCGGAGGGTGCGGTGCTCGGGCTCTCCGGCGGGATCGACAGCACCCTGACGGCGTATCTGGCCGTGGAGGCGCTCGGCACCGACGGGCTCCACGGCCTGGTGATGCCGAGCGAGGTCAACGACGAGGCGAACATGAGCGATGCCGAGCGCGTCGCCGAGGATCTCGACGTCGCGTACGACGTGATCGCGATCGAACCGGTCGTCGAGTCGTTCCGCGAGGCGTTCCCGGCCGACCTCGACACCGAACCGGACTCCGAGCCGCTCACGACGGCGGTCGGCAACGTCCGCGTCCGCACGCGCGCGGTCTTCAACTACTTCGCCGCCAACCTCGAGAACCGGCTCGCGCTCGGGACCGGGAACCGGAGCGAGGCGCTCGCGGGCTATTTCACGAAGTACGGCGATCAAGCGGTCGACTGCAACCCCATCGGCAACCTCTACAAGATGCAGGTCCGCCAGCTCGCCCGGTACGTCGGCGTCCCCGACGATCTCGTGGAGAAGACTCCCACGGCAGGGATGTGGGTCGGCCAGACCGACGAGGACGAGATGGGCCTCGGCTACGACACTCTCGACGCGGTGCTCGCGCTCCACGTCGACGGGCCGCTCTCGAAGTCGGCGACCGTACGCGAGCTCGACGTCGAGGAGGGAGTCGTCGAGACCGTCGAGAGTCTGGTCGCGCGAAGCGAGCACAAACGTCACATGCCGCCCGCGCCCGAACCGCTCGACTGA
- a CDS encoding tRNA (N(6)-L-threonylcarbamoyladenosine(37)-C(2))-methylthiotransferase has protein sequence MASYHLETYGCTANRGESRAIERRLRDGGHHPVDGPKAADVAILNTCTVVETTETNMLSRARELEAETADLVVTGCMALAQGEEFADLDATVCGWDEVPEVVLNGECPTTTPGTEPILDGVVGILPIARGCMSDCSYCITKHATGKIDSPPVEENVEKARALVHAGAKEIRVTGQDTGVYGWDDGERKLHELLDRICAIDGDFRVRVGMANPKGVHGIREEVADVFADNEKLYNFLHAPVQSGSDEVLGEMRRQHQVREFREVVEAFDDRLDHWTLATDFITGFPTETDADHEASMELLRETQPERINVTRFSKRPGTDAAGMKGLGGTKKKERSKAMSDLKMDVVGAAYESMVGERHEVLVVEPGTEESVKCYDEAYRQVIIQNAPEYGVEPGDLLTVEITGQNTVYAFGEPV, from the coding sequence ATGGCCAGCTACCACCTCGAAACCTACGGCTGCACCGCGAACCGCGGGGAGAGCCGCGCGATCGAGCGCCGGCTCCGCGACGGCGGCCATCACCCGGTCGACGGCCCCAAAGCGGCCGACGTGGCCATCCTCAACACCTGCACCGTGGTCGAGACAACCGAGACCAACATGCTCAGTCGGGCGCGCGAACTCGAAGCCGAGACTGCAGACCTCGTCGTCACCGGCTGCATGGCGCTCGCTCAGGGCGAGGAGTTCGCCGACCTCGACGCCACGGTCTGTGGCTGGGACGAGGTGCCCGAGGTCGTGCTGAACGGCGAGTGTCCGACGACGACCCCCGGCACGGAACCGATCCTCGACGGCGTGGTGGGGATCCTCCCGATCGCCCGGGGCTGCATGAGCGACTGCTCGTACTGCATCACCAAGCACGCCACCGGCAAGATCGACTCGCCGCCAGTAGAGGAAAACGTCGAGAAAGCCCGCGCGCTGGTCCACGCCGGCGCGAAGGAGATTCGCGTTACTGGTCAGGACACCGGCGTGTACGGCTGGGACGACGGCGAACGGAAGCTCCACGAACTCCTCGATCGGATCTGTGCCATCGACGGCGACTTTCGGGTACGTGTGGGGATGGCGAACCCGAAAGGCGTCCACGGCATCCGCGAGGAGGTGGCCGACGTGTTCGCGGACAACGAGAAGCTCTACAACTTCCTCCACGCACCGGTCCAGAGCGGGAGCGACGAAGTATTGGGAGAGATGCGCCGCCAGCACCAGGTGCGCGAGTTCCGCGAGGTGGTCGAAGCCTTCGACGACCGCCTCGATCACTGGACGCTCGCGACCGACTTCATCACGGGCTTCCCGACCGAGACCGACGCCGATCACGAGGCGTCGATGGAGCTCCTCCGCGAGACCCAGCCCGAGAGAATCAACGTCACGCGCTTTTCGAAGCGGCCAGGCACCGACGCCGCCGGCATGAAGGGCCTCGGTGGCACGAAAAAGAAGGAGCGCTCGAAGGCGATGTCCGACCTGAAGATGGACGTCGTGGGTGCGGCCTACGAGTCGATGGTCGGCGAGCGCCACGAGGTGCTGGTCGTCGAACCCGGTACTGAGGAGTCGGTCAAGTGCTACGACGAAGCCTACCGCCAGGTCATCATCCAGAACGCACCCGAGTACGGCGTCGAACCGGGGGACCTCCTCACCGTCGAGATCACCGGTCAGAACACGGTGTACGCGTTCGGCGAACCGGTTTGA
- a CDS encoding DUF7114 family protein codes for MEEASQVRRAAREAVRDVGPAAFGDAVGLVVAEGAMTPGVLAVLCARAVDESVAFEAVAERAAGTQLIYEGLRLTRTLAGDPPWEAVDTVNAGGGTATDAGDVDTANVDVLVADVLVARGFHLLARTEAAGRAVETVRNFGHDQTRRRSSGEEAIDTDLEADVFELATVAGATAVGTHPSVECREFVADLAREGDRPLAPEAVFDASVRESLRTLSGASAASGEGVHPSVTDP; via the coding sequence ATGGAGGAAGCCTCCCAGGTCCGGCGTGCCGCGCGGGAGGCCGTCCGGGACGTCGGGCCCGCGGCGTTCGGCGACGCGGTCGGTCTCGTCGTCGCCGAGGGGGCGATGACGCCCGGCGTGCTCGCGGTGCTCTGTGCGCGCGCGGTCGACGAGTCGGTCGCGTTCGAGGCCGTCGCCGAGCGCGCCGCCGGGACCCAGCTCATCTACGAGGGGCTCCGACTGACGCGCACGCTCGCTGGCGATCCGCCGTGGGAGGCCGTCGACACTGTGAACGCCGGTGGTGGGACTGCCACCGACGCCGGCGACGTGGACACGGCGAACGTCGACGTGCTCGTGGCCGACGTCCTCGTCGCTCGGGGCTTTCACCTGCTCGCCCGGACCGAGGCCGCCGGGCGGGCGGTCGAGACGGTCCGGAACTTCGGCCACGACCAGACGCGCCGCCGATCCTCTGGGGAGGAAGCGATCGACACCGACCTCGAAGCCGACGTGTTCGAACTCGCCACGGTCGCGGGGGCGACGGCCGTCGGGACACACCCCTCGGTCGAGTGTCGCGAGTTCGTCGCCGATCTCGCGCGGGAGGGCGACCGGCCGCTCGCCCCCGAGGCGGTGTTCGATGCGTCGGTGCGCGAGTCGCTCCGGACGCTCTCGGGTGCATCCGCCGCGTCCGGCGAGGGCGTGCACCCCTCCGTGACCGACCCGTGA
- a CDS encoding Fic family protein: protein MTHDLPTPAEIIAAHDRIEEIYDLKYSGTMTAAPKRTLRREVLEPAAEHDDPYHRAATLLWKIESAHVFEDANKRTAWAVTENYLRENDIEPPSDNEQVARVVRRAGKFDVDELAAWFETGDIDESRLPEH, encoded by the coding sequence ATGACCCACGATCTCCCGACACCGGCGGAAATCATCGCCGCCCACGACAGGATCGAGGAGATATACGATCTCAAATATTCGGGAACGATGACGGCGGCTCCAAAGCGCACGCTCCGCCGCGAAGTGCTCGAACCGGCTGCCGAGCACGACGACCCATACCACCGGGCAGCGACGCTACTCTGGAAAATCGAGAGTGCCCATGTCTTCGAGGATGCGAACAAGCGGACGGCATGGGCTGTGACCGAAAACTATCTTCGAGAGAACGACATCGAGCCACCCTCTGACAACGAACAGGTCGCACGTGTCGTGCGGCGGGCCGGGAAGTTCGACGTCGACGAACTCGCAGCATGGTTCGAAACCGGTGATATCGACGAGTCTCGGCTGCCGGAGCATTGA
- a CDS encoding enoyl-CoA hydratase/isomerase family protein, whose amino-acid sequence MIETTVEGRVAFVTLDRPRRRNALTPDGLDALDAAIGACETPVICLRGEGAAFCAGADLDVVGDLTREEATAFAEQGQRVARTIEDSPAVVVAAIDGAARGGGVELALACDLRVASPAATFAETGVQLGLFGAWGGTVRLPRIVGEGNAMDLALSGRTVDAEEALRMGLVSRVTDDPTGVAREVAANDRAALERLQPLLRNRGSDADRERDEREAFAALVARNAGVLGDD is encoded by the coding sequence ATGATCGAGACGACGGTCGAGGGTCGCGTCGCGTTCGTCACCCTCGATCGACCCCGCCGACGCAACGCGCTGACGCCCGACGGTCTCGACGCGCTCGACGCCGCGATCGGGGCGTGTGAGACGCCCGTGATCTGTCTTCGAGGTGAGGGAGCCGCGTTCTGTGCCGGCGCGGATCTCGACGTCGTCGGCGACCTCACTCGCGAGGAGGCGACCGCGTTCGCCGAACAGGGCCAGCGAGTCGCCAGGACGATCGAGGACTCGCCCGCGGTCGTGGTCGCGGCGATCGACGGCGCGGCGCGCGGCGGTGGGGTCGAACTCGCGCTCGCGTGTGATCTCCGGGTCGCCTCCCCGGCAGCGACGTTCGCCGAGACGGGGGTGCAACTCGGCCTGTTCGGCGCGTGGGGCGGCACCGTCCGCCTCCCACGGATCGTCGGCGAGGGCAATGCGATGGACCTCGCGCTCTCCGGGCGGACCGTCGACGCGGAGGAAGCACTCCGGATGGGGCTCGTCTCGCGGGTCACCGACGACCCCACAGGAGTCGCTCGCGAAGTGGCGGCGAACGACCGCGCCGCACTCGAACGGCTACAGCCGTTGCTCCGGAATCGGGGAAGCGACGCCGACCGCGAACGCGACGAGCGCGAGGCGTTCGCGGCGCTGGTCGCGCGGAACGCCGGCGTGCTCGGCGACGACTGA
- a CDS encoding helix-turn-helix transcriptional regulator: MSAPVLDPAPHEFGGNLIFTEHELSPYFALDRRVKDGGGSASATVRHEGEVFDATLSYQRSGLKPRDDPDFCLETVREFRIRLEARDDVGERKASYHVAPRWPNMESKGDAPNPSTPKIVGVNVRCDGSNLLLDAYPVLLRKAAGALDVNSAYFEEPHRHSNIFAFERYARVRRSKSGKVVGMNSPMQRIFEHVAGEGKFRELREDDRNCVEGYHHRVKIDSDGAAVLVPGHELGKKLKHYHPEHPRSDPSDPLYHPKVGVSLQSNLNGGSVKWSDRDALRRELDETLVNLLSWAGLPTRADPSVYVADAYFQVRESARPLTLIDDPTPEIRREQNALVCSLPVDPDLNPSDRDVLEAVADGGKPVNAVGDETGWSKRTVYRVLDRLDGLLSLRDGTVRFASEYLGDVVRSALSDTLDALRQDTDGESEGSAFAEWKRRYGVEVEDPSDARLQLRFGRVPGDVTNALRDGFRAWLTSGRDPRRFKTGRARWQDSEGRSNYRVPALG, translated from the coding sequence GTGAGCGCGCCGGTCCTCGACCCGGCTCCACACGAGTTCGGCGGAAACCTGATTTTCACCGAACACGAGTTGTCGCCGTACTTCGCGCTCGACCGGCGGGTGAAGGACGGCGGCGGGTCCGCGTCCGCGACGGTCCGGCACGAGGGCGAGGTGTTCGACGCGACGCTCTCCTACCAGCGGTCGGGATTGAAGCCGCGCGACGACCCGGATTTTTGTCTTGAAACGGTCCGAGAGTTCCGTATCCGACTCGAAGCGCGCGACGACGTGGGTGAGCGGAAGGCGAGCTATCACGTCGCGCCGCGCTGGCCGAACATGGAAAGCAAAGGGGACGCACCGAACCCTTCGACGCCGAAGATAGTCGGCGTGAATGTCCGTTGTGACGGGTCGAACCTGTTGCTCGACGCCTACCCGGTGCTACTCCGGAAGGCGGCGGGCGCGCTCGACGTGAACTCGGCGTACTTCGAGGAACCTCACCGTCATTCCAACATCTTCGCCTTCGAGCGGTACGCCCGTGTCCGGCGGTCGAAGTCGGGGAAGGTCGTCGGGATGAACTCGCCGATGCAACGAATATTCGAGCACGTCGCGGGCGAGGGGAAGTTCCGCGAGCTTCGGGAAGACGACCGGAACTGCGTCGAGGGCTACCACCACCGGGTGAAGATAGACAGCGACGGCGCGGCGGTACTCGTGCCGGGCCACGAGTTGGGAAAGAAGCTCAAGCACTACCATCCGGAGCATCCGCGTTCGGACCCTTCGGACCCGCTGTATCACCCGAAGGTCGGGGTATCGTTACAGTCGAACCTGAATGGCGGGTCGGTCAAATGGTCGGACCGCGACGCACTCCGGCGGGAGTTGGACGAAACGCTGGTGAACCTGCTGTCATGGGCTGGCCTGCCGACGCGGGCGGACCCGTCGGTGTACGTCGCGGACGCCTACTTTCAGGTACGAGAGTCCGCCCGTCCGCTCACCCTGATAGACGACCCGACGCCGGAGATTCGCCGCGAGCAGAACGCACTCGTGTGTTCCCTGCCGGTGGACCCGGACCTCAACCCATCCGACCGCGACGTACTCGAAGCCGTCGCGGACGGTGGGAAACCCGTGAATGCGGTCGGGGACGAAACAGGGTGGTCGAAGCGGACGGTGTACCGCGTCCTCGACCGTCTCGACGGCCTACTCTCACTTCGGGACGGCACGGTAAGGTTCGCGTCCGAATATCTCGGGGACGTCGTTCGGTCGGCACTTTCGGACACGCTCGACGCGCTCCGCCAGGACACGGACGGCGAGAGCGAGGGAAGTGCGTTCGCGGAGTGGAAGCGCCGTTACGGTGTCGAGGTTGAGGACCCGTCTGATGCGCGTCTTCAGCTCCGGTTCGGTCGTGTTCCCGGCGACGTGACCAATGCGCTCCGCGACGGGTTCCGGGCGTGGCTCACGTCCGGTCGAGACCCACGACGGTTCAAGACCGGACGCGCTCGCTGGCAGGACAGTGAGGGCCGGTCAAACTACCGAGTTCCCGCCCTCGGCTGA
- a CDS encoding acetamidase/formamidase family protein — MSRSEREYTVDHRLSDRDENIHSAWDNSLDPALTVEPGDVVRFECRDAVDGQIDVETTVADVPDVSFDPVHPLTGPVAVEGAEPGDVLEVELLDCQHKGWGYNVFFPGEMGLGLLPDDFEEPGLHIWDLEGDVGQFVNGIEIPLDPFPGTIGVAPGEDGEHDTLPPRDVGGNMDVKHLTEGSTLFLPVEVEGGLFSTGDCHAAQGDGEVCVTGIEAPMFVTARFDVRSDMAIEQPQFRTGGPFTPTGVDEPMYGTTGISDDLMTATKKAVRHMIDHLHDERGLTRAEAYILCSAAVDLKVSEVVDAPNWTVSAYLPESIFPE; from the coding sequence ATGTCACGTAGCGAGCGCGAGTACACCGTTGATCACCGACTGAGCGATCGCGACGAGAACATTCACAGCGCGTGGGACAACAGCCTCGATCCCGCGCTGACCGTCGAGCCGGGCGACGTCGTCCGGTTCGAGTGCCGCGACGCGGTCGACGGCCAGATCGACGTCGAGACCACCGTCGCGGACGTCCCGGACGTGAGTTTCGATCCCGTCCACCCGCTCACGGGCCCGGTCGCGGTCGAGGGCGCGGAGCCGGGCGACGTCCTCGAAGTCGAACTCCTCGACTGCCAGCACAAGGGCTGGGGGTACAACGTCTTCTTCCCCGGCGAGATGGGGCTCGGACTGCTGCCCGACGATTTCGAGGAGCCAGGCCTCCACATCTGGGATCTGGAGGGCGACGTCGGCCAGTTCGTGAACGGCATCGAGATCCCGCTCGACCCGTTCCCGGGGACCATCGGGGTCGCGCCAGGCGAGGACGGTGAACACGACACGCTCCCGCCGCGCGACGTCGGCGGGAACATGGACGTCAAACACCTCACCGAAGGCTCGACACTCTTCTTGCCTGTCGAAGTCGAGGGCGGCCTGTTCTCGACCGGCGACTGTCACGCGGCCCAGGGCGACGGCGAGGTCTGCGTGACGGGGATCGAAGCGCCGATGTTCGTGACCGCACGGTTCGACGTGCGCTCGGACATGGCGATCGAACAGCCCCAGTTCCGAACTGGAGGGCCGTTCACCCCCACCGGCGTCGACGAACCGATGTACGGGACCACGGGCATCAGCGACGACCTCATGACGGCGACGAAGAAGGCAGTACGGCACATGATCGACCACCTCCACGACGAGCGCGGGCTGACCCGGGCGGAGGCGTACATCCTGTGTTCGGCCGCGGTCGATCTGAAGGTCAGCGAGGTCGTGGACGCTCCGAACTGGACGGTCTCGGCGTACCTCCCCGAGAGCATCTTTCCGGAGTAG
- a CDS encoding DUF63 family protein, whose amino-acid sequence MVPVQLLPEGSTLPPPGVLLVLATALVGVVLALRRVAPQVTDQVVVAFGPWMVAGSSCYVLYQVEAVPRSVAPFFGSPTVYVSIAVLAGAVWAATAAAGFPADRWRPPSVPGIVALVGSAAAIAAVGWAFAFGVETRQGLTVAWPSVGLVIAVVLAAIVWSGLRRVAPETRITGGVGALAVFGHALDGVSTAVGIDVLGFGEQSPISRAIITFAADLPTAPVLGAAWLFVLVKLALAAAVVFLLAGYVRDEPAEGYLLLGAVAAVGLGPGAHNLLLFTIASP is encoded by the coding sequence ATGGTTCCCGTCCAGCTGCTTCCCGAGGGGTCGACGCTCCCGCCGCCCGGCGTCCTCCTCGTGCTGGCGACCGCGCTCGTCGGCGTCGTCCTCGCGCTCCGACGGGTCGCACCGCAGGTCACCGACCAGGTGGTGGTCGCGTTCGGACCGTGGATGGTCGCCGGATCGAGCTGTTACGTGCTCTATCAGGTCGAGGCGGTGCCCCGAAGCGTGGCCCCGTTTTTCGGCTCGCCGACGGTGTACGTCTCGATCGCGGTGCTCGCGGGCGCGGTGTGGGCGGCCACGGCGGCGGCCGGGTTTCCTGCGGATCGGTGGCGGCCGCCGTCGGTGCCGGGGATCGTCGCGCTCGTGGGGAGCGCGGCCGCGATTGCGGCCGTCGGGTGGGCGTTCGCGTTCGGCGTGGAGACGCGCCAGGGCCTCACGGTGGCGTGGCCGTCGGTCGGCCTCGTGATCGCCGTGGTCTTGGCGGCCATCGTCTGGAGTGGCCTGCGGCGCGTCGCCCCCGAAACCCGGATCACCGGCGGTGTCGGCGCGCTCGCGGTGTTCGGGCACGCGCTCGATGGCGTCTCGACCGCGGTCGGGATCGACGTACTGGGTTTCGGCGAGCAGTCGCCGATCTCGCGGGCGATCATCACGTTCGCCGCCGATCTCCCGACGGCACCGGTTCTCGGCGCGGCCTGGCTGTTCGTCCTCGTCAAACTCGCGCTCGCGGCGGCCGTCGTCTTCCTCCTCGCCGGGTACGTCCGCGACGAGCCCGCCGAGGGCTATCTCCTCCTTGGAGCGGTCGCCGCCGTCGGACTCGGTCCCGGGGCGCACAACCTGTTGCTATTCACCATCGCCTCCCCGTAG